Proteins encoded within one genomic window of Rossellomorea vietnamensis:
- the sigW gene encoding RNA polymerase sigma factor SigW, translating to MEALVNKRIKQVLKGDQNAFAELVELYKDKVFQICFRMLGNRHEAEDIAQEAFIRAYVNIETFNQKRKFSTWLFRIATNLCIDRIRKKKPDYFLDAEVAGTEGLTMYSQVAADVQLPEDEVENMELQETIQKEISKLPEKYRSVIVLKYIEELPLQEISEILDLPLGTVKTRVHRGREALRKQLRSL from the coding sequence ATGGAAGCGTTAGTGAATAAACGGATAAAACAAGTATTGAAAGGTGATCAAAATGCCTTTGCAGAATTGGTCGAGCTTTATAAAGATAAAGTGTTCCAAATTTGCTTTCGGATGCTGGGGAATCGTCATGAGGCAGAGGATATCGCCCAAGAGGCATTTATTCGGGCATACGTAAATATCGAGACTTTTAATCAAAAGAGAAAGTTTTCGACATGGCTGTTCAGGATTGCGACGAATCTTTGTATCGACCGGATCAGGAAGAAAAAGCCGGATTACTTCCTGGATGCAGAGGTGGCAGGAACGGAAGGATTGACGATGTACTCACAGGTGGCTGCTGATGTTCAGCTCCCGGAAGATGAAGTGGAGAATATGGAGTTGCAGGAGACCATACAGAAAGAAATTTCCAAGTTGCCGGAGAAATATCGATCGGTCATCGTTTTAAAATACATTGAAGAGCTCCCGCTTCAGGAAATCAGCGAAATACTGGATTTACCGTTAGGAACGGTTAAAACGAGAGTACATAGAGGGCGAGAAGCCCTCAGAAAACAATTACGATCACTGTAG
- a CDS encoding CpsD/CapB family tyrosine-protein kinase produces the protein MALNRKKQLSKMKRRHLVTYSHPESIISEQFREIRTNMKFINKSENKIFLVTSPKAGEGKSTMVANLAVSMAQQKEKILVIDANLREPIIHSIFKIPNEKGLTNVLTGHTSLEDALYQTEVSRLEVLTSGSHSFNPAELLETRGMKELLKKLAELYDVVLIDAPSAIKSTETRVIANQCDGVVLVLNKGKTEIELAIETKKVLELAHAKIVGAILNEG, from the coding sequence TTGGCATTAAATAGGAAGAAACAATTAAGTAAGATGAAACGAAGGCATCTTGTCACGTATTCCCATCCAGAATCGATTATTTCTGAACAGTTTCGCGAAATAAGGACGAATATGAAATTCATCAATAAAAGTGAGAACAAAATCTTTCTCGTTACATCTCCCAAGGCTGGGGAAGGGAAATCAACCATGGTCGCGAACCTAGCCGTTTCCATGGCGCAGCAGAAAGAGAAGATACTCGTCATCGATGCCAACCTGAGGGAGCCGATCATTCATTCGATCTTTAAAATTCCGAATGAGAAGGGACTGACCAATGTATTAACCGGTCATACGTCGTTAGAAGATGCACTCTATCAAACGGAGGTCAGTCGACTGGAAGTATTGACAAGCGGTTCCCATTCTTTTAACCCGGCTGAATTATTAGAAACGAGGGGAATGAAGGAACTTCTTAAGAAGCTGGCTGAGTTATATGATGTTGTGCTGATTGATGCTCCTTCTGCGATAAAGTCCACTGAAACGAGAGTCATAGCCAATCAATGCGATGGAGTTGTCTTGGTACTGAATAAAGGGAAGACAGAGATCGAACTGGCGATTGAAACGAAAAAAGTGCTGGAACTGGCCCATGCCAAGATTGTTGGAGCCATTTTAAATGAAGGATAA
- the glmS gene encoding glutamine--fructose-6-phosphate transaminase (isomerizing) has translation MCGIVGYIGSSDTKEILLKGLEKLEYRGYDSAGIAVQNDEGIHVFKEKGRIADLRGIVDDSVSSNTGIGHTRWATHGVPSQVNAHPHQSNSGRFTIVHNGVIENYSQLKREYLTDVTFKSDTDTEVIVQLIEKIVGEGNTVEEAFRQTLMLLKGSYAIALLDSENDETIYVAKNKSPLLVGLGEDFNVVASDAMAMIQVTDQYVELMDKEMVIVTKEKVEIQNLIGEVMERAPYTAEIDASDIEKGTYPHYMLKEIDEQPLVMRKIIQAYQNENNELHIDEPIVGAMKEADRVYIIACGTSYHAGLVGKQFIEKSAGIPVEVHVASEFSYNMPLLSKKPLFVFISQSGETADSRAVLVQIKELGHKSLTITNVAGSTLSREADYTLLLHAGPEIAVASTKAYTAQLAVLAILAHVAGQACGNNQDFDLVQELGIVATAMEALCDTKEEFEDIAREYLATTRNCFFIGRSLDFYVGLEGALKLKEISYIQAEGFAGGELKHGTIALIEEGTPIVALATQEEVNLGIRGNVKEVVARGANPCIISMKGLEDEEDRFVIPEVNPLLTPLISVIPLQLISYYAALHRDCDVDKPRNLAKSVTVE, from the coding sequence ATGTGTGGAATTGTTGGATATATTGGAAGTTCAGATACAAAGGAAATTCTTTTAAAAGGTCTTGAGAAGCTTGAGTACCGCGGATATGACTCTGCAGGCATCGCCGTTCAAAACGATGAAGGGATTCATGTCTTCAAAGAAAAAGGCCGTATTGCCGATCTTCGCGGAATCGTGGATGACAGTGTATCAAGCAACACTGGAATCGGTCACACTCGCTGGGCTACCCACGGTGTACCAAGCCAGGTGAATGCTCACCCTCATCAAAGTAACTCAGGCCGTTTCACGATCGTTCATAACGGAGTAATCGAAAACTACTCTCAACTGAAGCGCGAATACCTGACAGACGTAACGTTCAAGAGTGATACGGATACAGAAGTCATCGTTCAGCTGATTGAAAAGATCGTGGGAGAAGGAAACACAGTTGAGGAAGCGTTCCGTCAAACGCTTATGCTTCTTAAAGGCTCTTATGCGATCGCCCTTTTAGATTCTGAGAACGATGAAACCATCTATGTAGCGAAAAACAAAAGTCCACTTCTTGTCGGTCTTGGAGAAGACTTCAACGTTGTAGCAAGTGATGCTATGGCGATGATTCAAGTAACGGATCAATATGTTGAGCTTATGGATAAAGAAATGGTCATCGTAACGAAGGAAAAGGTCGAAATTCAAAATCTGATCGGTGAAGTAATGGAACGTGCTCCTTACACGGCTGAAATCGATGCCAGTGATATCGAAAAAGGAACATACCCTCACTACATGCTGAAAGAAATCGACGAGCAGCCATTAGTGATGCGTAAAATCATCCAGGCATACCAAAACGAGAACAACGAGCTTCACATCGATGAGCCGATCGTCGGCGCGATGAAAGAAGCGGATCGTGTCTACATCATTGCATGTGGAACGAGCTACCACGCTGGCCTTGTTGGAAAGCAATTCATCGAGAAGAGCGCAGGGATCCCTGTAGAAGTTCATGTAGCAAGCGAATTCAGCTACAACATGCCTCTACTTTCTAAGAAACCATTGTTCGTATTCATCTCACAAAGTGGAGAAACGGCAGACAGTCGTGCCGTACTTGTCCAGATCAAAGAGCTTGGACATAAATCATTGACGATCACAAACGTAGCGGGTTCTACCCTGTCACGTGAAGCGGATTACACATTACTTCTTCATGCAGGACCTGAGATTGCGGTTGCTTCAACGAAAGCGTACACAGCTCAGCTTGCAGTGCTTGCGATCCTTGCACACGTTGCCGGGCAAGCTTGCGGAAACAACCAAGACTTTGACCTTGTTCAGGAACTGGGTATCGTGGCTACTGCCATGGAAGCACTTTGCGATACGAAAGAAGAGTTTGAAGATATCGCACGCGAATATCTTGCAACTACTCGCAATTGTTTCTTCATAGGCCGTTCACTCGACTTCTATGTAGGTCTTGAAGGTGCATTGAAGCTGAAAGAAATCTCTTACATCCAGGCAGAAGGATTTGCCGGAGGAGAGCTTAAGCACGGTACAATCGCCCTAATCGAAGAAGGAACACCGATCGTTGCCCTTGCAACACAGGAAGAAGTAAACCTAGGCATCAGAGGGAATGTGAAAGAGGTAGTGGCTCGTGGAGCAAACCCTTGTATCATTTCCATGAAAGGCTTAGAAGACGAAGAAGATCGCTTCGTCATCCCGGAGGTTAACCCATTGTTAACACCTCTTATCTCTGTCATCCCATTACAATTAATCTCTTACTATGCTGCCCTGCACCGCGACTGCGATGTGGATAAGCCGCGTAACCTGGCGAAATCTGTTACGGTTGAGTAA
- a CDS encoding aspartyl-phosphate phosphatase Spo0E family protein — MRRRMNDLLFQIEDCRRQMVELALKSSFADEQVVDLSTRLDDLLNQYQVVKHH, encoded by the coding sequence ATGAGGAGAAGAATGAATGATTTATTATTTCAAATTGAAGACTGCCGTCGCCAAATGGTCGAACTAGCATTAAAGTCTTCCTTTGCCGATGAGCAAGTAGTTGATTTGAGTACTCGTCTTGACGATCTGTTAAATCAATATCAAGTGGTCAAGCACCATTGA
- the glmM gene encoding phosphoglucosamine mutase, with protein MGKYFGTDGVRGVANTELTPELAFKLGRFGGYVLTKDATRPKILIGRDTRISGHMLEGALVAGLLSIGAEVMRLGVISTPGVAYLTKALGAQAGVMISASHNPVADNGIKFFGPDGFKLSDDQESEIEDLLDQTVDGLPRPTGADLGQVSDYFEGGQKYLQYLKQSVDEDFDGLHIALDCAHGATSALATHLFADLDADISTMGASPNGLNINEGVGSTHPETLAEMVKEKGADLGLAFDGDGDRIIAIDEHGQIVDGDQIMYICGKYLKSQGQLKQSTVVSTVMSNLGFHKGLEANGIQSIQTAVGDRYVVEEMKKNGYTLGGEQSGHIIFLDYNTTGDGLLTGIQLVNIMKVTGKSLSELAGEMQKFPQKLVNVRVTDKHHVTDNDTVKNVIQKVEEEMNGNGRILVRPSGTEPLVRVMAEAPTEELCERYVNEIVQVVDQEMGLNE; from the coding sequence ATGGGTAAGTATTTTGGAACGGATGGAGTAAGAGGTGTAGCGAATACCGAATTGACACCGGAATTAGCGTTTAAGCTCGGCCGATTTGGTGGATATGTTCTGACAAAGGATGCTACACGTCCCAAAATATTGATTGGACGGGATACCCGGATTTCCGGACATATGCTGGAAGGGGCTCTTGTAGCGGGACTTCTTTCAATAGGGGCTGAAGTGATGCGCTTAGGCGTGATTTCAACTCCTGGTGTCGCTTATTTAACGAAGGCACTGGGAGCACAGGCAGGGGTCATGATTTCCGCTTCTCACAACCCGGTAGCCGATAACGGAATTAAATTCTTCGGACCGGATGGCTTCAAGCTTTCCGATGACCAGGAAAGTGAAATTGAAGATCTGTTGGACCAAACCGTTGACGGACTTCCTCGTCCGACCGGCGCGGACCTTGGGCAGGTAAGTGACTATTTCGAAGGCGGTCAGAAGTATCTGCAGTATTTAAAACAATCAGTAGACGAAGATTTCGATGGTTTACATATTGCGTTAGATTGTGCACACGGTGCTACATCCGCTCTTGCCACTCACCTGTTTGCTGATCTGGATGCCGATATTTCCACAATGGGAGCATCGCCGAATGGATTGAATATCAATGAAGGTGTCGGGTCCACTCACCCGGAAACATTGGCAGAAATGGTGAAAGAAAAAGGTGCGGATCTGGGTCTTGCCTTTGATGGAGATGGAGACCGGATCATCGCCATCGATGAGCACGGACAGATCGTCGACGGCGATCAGATCATGTATATCTGCGGTAAGTACTTGAAATCACAAGGGCAATTAAAACAGTCTACCGTTGTATCGACTGTAATGAGTAATCTAGGGTTCCATAAAGGGCTTGAAGCGAATGGCATCCAGAGTATCCAGACAGCCGTTGGGGACCGCTATGTGGTAGAAGAAATGAAGAAAAACGGCTACACACTCGGTGGTGAGCAATCAGGCCATATTATCTTCCTCGATTACAATACGACAGGGGACGGACTTTTAACGGGAATTCAGCTGGTGAACATCATGAAGGTGACGGGTAAATCACTTTCTGAACTTGCCGGAGAGATGCAGAAGTTCCCTCAGAAGCTTGTGAATGTACGAGTGACGGATAAGCACCATGTCACGGATAACGATACGGTGAAAAACGTCATTCAAAAGGTGGAAGAAGAAATGAACGGAAATGGCCGTATTCTTGTACGTCCTTCCGGAACAGAGCCTTTGGTGCGTGTAATGGCGGAAGCACCTACGGAAGAACTTTGTGAGCGATATGTGAATGAAATCGTACAGGTCGTCGACCAGGAAATGGGTCTGAACGAATAG
- a CDS encoding YveK family protein — protein sequence MGSSKQSNYMVNNVAREINLREYYEVIKKRLWLIILITFITTVAGYVYNYYTQTNLYESSRRVIIGSDSGNMSTLMVMIKDPIIMEKVRDELNLSRSPEGIANQITVAQIDDSQVIKISAVDADPKVAMAIVNSTAKLFKSEIATILDFKEVQLLSEAKENPYPINPSGNRITIIAFVLGMITAIGLVFLLDSLDQTIKTNKDIEEYLDITVLGKVSNMNKKKFVIKRKSQPEMELRGDTVGIK from the coding sequence ATGGGAAGTTCAAAACAATCAAACTATATGGTGAACAATGTCGCGAGAGAAATAAATTTAAGAGAGTATTATGAAGTCATAAAAAAACGGTTATGGCTTATTATTCTTATCACATTCATCACCACGGTTGCCGGGTATGTATACAACTACTATACACAAACGAATCTATATGAATCTTCCAGACGGGTGATCATCGGCTCAGACAGCGGAAATATGAGCACATTAATGGTTATGATTAAGGATCCAATCATTATGGAGAAGGTCAGGGATGAATTGAATCTTTCACGATCACCGGAAGGAATCGCCAATCAAATTACGGTAGCTCAAATTGATGATTCACAAGTCATCAAAATTTCTGCCGTTGATGCCGACCCTAAAGTAGCCATGGCGATTGTAAATTCCACAGCTAAACTTTTCAAGAGTGAAATCGCTACAATATTAGATTTCAAAGAGGTTCAATTATTATCAGAAGCAAAAGAAAATCCATATCCGATCAATCCCTCAGGGAATCGGATTACGATCATCGCTTTTGTCTTAGGAATGATAACAGCTATTGGATTGGTATTCCTATTGGATTCACTGGATCAGACGATTAAAACGAATAAGGATATCGAAGAGTACTTGGATATTACCGTGCTTGGCAAGGTGTCTAACATGAATAAAAAGAAATTTGTCATAAAGCGGAAATCTCAACCTGAAATGGAGTTAAGGGGTGACACAGTTGGCATTAAATAG
- a CDS encoding YbbR-like domain-containing protein, which yields MDKFMESRWFMRIVGLMLAFILYLSVNFDDIQKTANNSSGTSQNAIETIQDVPLEVFYDSENLEVSGLPDTVNVTVEGSKAIVQQTKTLKDFQVYVDLNDIGIGEHRVDIQIQNISDKLDVKIDPDFANISVQEKVTEEFTIEPKFNESILSNGYEAEGLAVDPKSVKVTGSKDEVERIAYVIATLDVDEEINENVTREARVQVLDREYNKMDVQVDPEVVDVTVSVVNPSKAVPVTIKQKGSLPKGTTLESISVEPKEATVFGRQDVLDTVEELLAEVDLSKITKDSTITVPLALQDGLNKVAPEEVKVTVDVNTTEEKSLSGIEIKPKGLADEYEYTIMEPENGVVDVSLKGENEEVSSVKKEDFSLALDLTGLEPGEHEVEIEAEGPENVEWTLSQEKVKVEIKEKNTSA from the coding sequence ATGGATAAATTCATGGAAAGCCGTTGGTTCATGCGTATCGTCGGACTCATGTTAGCTTTCATTCTTTATCTATCCGTGAACTTTGACGATATTCAGAAGACGGCCAACAATAGTAGCGGTACGTCCCAGAATGCGATTGAAACGATCCAGGATGTCCCGCTTGAAGTGTTCTACGATAGTGAGAACCTGGAAGTGTCAGGCTTGCCGGATACGGTGAACGTGACCGTGGAAGGATCAAAAGCGATTGTCCAACAGACGAAAACCCTGAAAGACTTTCAAGTATATGTTGATTTAAATGATATTGGAATAGGTGAACACCGGGTGGACATCCAAATTCAGAACATCTCTGATAAATTGGATGTGAAGATCGACCCTGATTTCGCCAATATTTCCGTACAGGAAAAGGTCACGGAAGAATTCACCATTGAACCTAAATTCAATGAGAGTATACTATCCAATGGATATGAGGCAGAAGGTCTTGCCGTCGATCCGAAATCCGTGAAGGTGACAGGCTCGAAGGATGAGGTAGAGCGGATCGCCTACGTGATTGCCACACTCGATGTAGATGAAGAGATCAATGAAAATGTGACAAGGGAAGCCAGGGTACAGGTACTTGACCGGGAATATAACAAGATGGATGTCCAAGTGGATCCTGAAGTGGTGGATGTGACCGTGTCGGTCGTGAATCCGAGTAAGGCCGTACCAGTCACCATCAAACAAAAAGGAAGTCTTCCGAAGGGTACCACCCTTGAGTCGATTTCAGTGGAACCTAAAGAAGCAACGGTGTTTGGAAGGCAGGATGTACTCGACACAGTGGAAGAACTCCTGGCAGAAGTCGATCTTTCCAAGATCACGAAGGATTCGACCATTACTGTGCCACTTGCCCTCCAGGATGGATTGAATAAAGTGGCTCCTGAAGAAGTGAAAGTCACAGTTGATGTGAACACAACCGAAGAGAAAAGCTTATCCGGGATCGAAATCAAACCTAAAGGATTGGCTGACGAATATGAGTACACCATCATGGAACCTGAAAACGGAGTAGTGGACGTGTCACTGAAAGGTGAGAACGAAGAAGTGAGTAGTGTGAAGAAAGAAGATTTCTCTCTTGCTCTCGATCTTACAGGGCTCGAACCCGGGGAACATGAGGTAGAAATAGAAGCGGAAGGGCCGGAGAATGTTGAATGGACCCTTTCGCAAGAAAAGGTAAAAGTAGAAATTAAAGAAAAGAACACATCAGCATAG
- a CDS encoding anti-sigma factor family protein: MKPCPEEIIDYMHDYLDGDLNREKEETLKHHLQECSECQHHFHELKKAIAFVQSTSHISASADFTDKVMAGLPKEKKKIGVQRWFRHHPLLTAAALFLFFMTGSFLTSWNDEDFSFTKNTKLVVQDHTVVVPEGEVVKGDLTVRNGDVKIEGKVTGNVTVINGNQYLASAGSVTGEIHEIDEAFEWLWYQIKKGAKDTLDWGNSQLEEK, translated from the coding sequence ATGAAGCCTTGTCCTGAAGAAATCATTGACTATATGCACGATTATTTAGATGGAGACTTAAATAGGGAAAAAGAAGAAACGCTGAAACATCATTTGCAGGAATGCAGCGAGTGTCAGCACCATTTCCATGAATTGAAAAAAGCGATTGCGTTTGTACAAAGCACATCCCATATCAGTGCTTCTGCAGACTTTACAGATAAAGTCATGGCGGGATTACCGAAAGAGAAGAAGAAGATAGGGGTACAGAGATGGTTCCGTCACCACCCGTTACTTACGGCTGCGGCCCTGTTCCTGTTCTTTATGACAGGAAGTTTCCTTACCTCCTGGAATGATGAGGACTTCTCATTTACGAAAAATACTAAATTAGTCGTTCAGGATCATACGGTTGTCGTACCTGAGGGGGAAGTCGTAAAGGGTGATCTGACCGTCCGGAATGGTGATGTGAAAATAGAAGGAAAAGTCACAGGGAACGTGACAGTCATCAACGGTAATCAGTATCTGGCTTCTGCAGGCAGTGTGACAGGAGAAATCCATGAAATCGATGAGGCGTTTGAGTGGCTTTGGTACCAGATCAAAAAAGGTGCTAAAGACACGTTGGATTGGGGAAATTCGCAACTTGAAGAAAAGTAG
- a CDS encoding polysaccharide biosynthesis protein: MTYRQRLSLFILVDSLIVLTAVFVSKMLTGSTIQVITLPVVISSITMLISHQIFSMKHKLYKKAWEYASIGELLIIFKVVSYSVLSGAMVQQVALQEIQFRLLAVTWMLHLMLIGGSRFVWRVYRDTFISMVDNRKRTLVVGAGAAGTMVARQLLKNEGDLVPVAFIDDNIRKQKLDILGIPVVGGVDRIEKAVAQYDIEHIIIAIPSLSKQELNTIFQECLKTKAKTQTLPMLEDLITGKISVNQFRDVQVEDLLGRDTVEIDMSSISEYVTNKVVLVSGAGGSIGSEISRQISQFNPKQLILLGHGENSIYSIEMELKESFAGKRIEFIPVIADLQDEKKMIQVMNEYTPDVVYHAAAHKHVPLMERNPEEAVKNNLIGTTNIAKAASWSGVKTFVMISSDKAVNPTSVMGATKRLSEMVIQSMDQTSSTRFVAVRFGNVLGSRGSVIPLFKKQIEKGGPVTVTHPDMVRYFMTIPEASRLVIQAGALAQGGEIFVLDMGEPVKIVDLAKNLIKLSGHSIEEVGLKFTGMRPGEKLYEELLKDEEIHEQQIYPNIYIGKTAHLYLEEIDEIIETFNDMDRVALREKLVSLANTKEIIEPKPVMSISS; the protein is encoded by the coding sequence ATGACCTACAGGCAGAGATTATCTCTATTCATTCTAGTTGATTCACTCATTGTCCTGACCGCTGTCTTCGTCAGCAAAATGCTGACCGGCTCCACCATCCAAGTCATAACCCTTCCTGTTGTCATCAGCTCTATTACAATGCTCATCAGTCACCAAATCTTTTCAATGAAGCACAAACTTTATAAGAAAGCATGGGAATATGCAAGCATAGGGGAATTATTAATCATTTTTAAAGTAGTGAGTTACTCGGTGCTATCAGGAGCGATGGTTCAACAAGTAGCACTGCAGGAAATTCAATTTAGACTTCTTGCTGTTACCTGGATGCTTCACTTGATGCTCATTGGAGGTTCAAGGTTTGTATGGAGAGTCTATCGAGACACCTTTATCTCCATGGTGGATAATCGAAAACGGACATTGGTGGTGGGTGCCGGAGCTGCCGGAACAATGGTAGCGAGACAGCTTCTAAAGAACGAAGGGGATCTTGTCCCGGTTGCATTCATTGATGACAATATCAGAAAGCAGAAACTGGACATATTAGGCATACCCGTCGTCGGCGGCGTGGATCGAATTGAAAAAGCAGTAGCTCAATATGACATTGAGCACATCATTATTGCCATTCCTTCCCTCAGCAAACAAGAGCTGAATACCATCTTCCAGGAATGCTTGAAAACCAAGGCGAAGACGCAAACCCTTCCGATGCTGGAGGATTTGATCACTGGGAAAATTTCCGTCAATCAATTCCGTGATGTACAGGTTGAGGACTTATTGGGCAGGGATACAGTGGAAATCGATATGTCCAGCATCTCTGAATATGTCACAAACAAAGTGGTACTTGTATCAGGTGCAGGGGGCTCTATAGGTTCTGAAATCTCCCGCCAGATTTCTCAATTCAATCCGAAGCAATTGATCCTCCTCGGGCATGGAGAAAACAGCATTTATTCCATTGAGATGGAGCTGAAAGAATCATTTGCAGGAAAGAGAATTGAGTTCATCCCTGTCATTGCTGATTTACAGGATGAAAAGAAGATGATTCAAGTGATGAATGAATACACTCCGGATGTAGTCTATCATGCAGCTGCCCATAAGCATGTGCCTCTCATGGAGAGAAATCCGGAAGAAGCAGTAAAGAACAATCTTATCGGTACAACAAATATTGCGAAAGCGGCAAGCTGGAGCGGAGTCAAAACCTTTGTCATGATCTCCTCCGACAAGGCGGTTAATCCGACGAGCGTCATGGGCGCGACGAAACGGCTGTCTGAAATGGTCATTCAGAGCATGGATCAAACGAGCTCAACGCGTTTTGTGGCCGTCCGATTTGGAAACGTATTAGGCAGCAGGGGTAGCGTCATTCCTTTATTTAAGAAACAGATCGAAAAAGGGGGACCCGTTACGGTCACCCATCCCGATATGGTCAGGTACTTCATGACCATTCCGGAAGCATCAAGACTTGTCATTCAAGCGGGGGCCCTGGCTCAAGGAGGGGAAATCTTCGTATTGGACATGGGTGAACCGGTGAAAATAGTTGATTTGGCAAAGAATCTGATCAAGCTCTCAGGTCATTCCATCGAGGAAGTCGGACTGAAGTTTACAGGGATGAGACCAGGGGAGAAGCTATACGAAGAACTTCTGAAGGATGAAGAAATCCACGAACAGCAAATTTATCCGAACATCTATATAGGGAAAACCGCACATCTTTATTTAGAAGAAATCGATGAAATCATCGAAACCTTTAATGATATGGATCGAGTTGCGCTAAGGGAAAAATTAGTTTCGCTAGCCAATACAAAGGAAATCATTGAACCGAAGCCAGTCATGTCGATATCAAGCTAA
- the cdaA gene encoding diadenylate cyclase CdaA gives MPFIDIFSDYSALDYVSDIVDILVVWFVIYKLIMLIKGTKAVQLLKGIFVIIIVRGLSSIFGLDTLGWMMEQALTWGFLAIIIIFQPELRRALEQLGRGRLFSRTGLQEEEEQEQMIESMTKAVSYMAKRRIGALLTLERETGMSDYIETGIPLDAKISSQLLINIFIPNTPLHDGAVIVQKNQIAAAACYLPLSESPFISKELGTRHRAALGVSEVTDSITIVVSEETGAISITKNGELHRDLSLERFREILTLELIGDKTNASSTKWSFRGKKENG, from the coding sequence ATGCCGTTTATCGATATTTTTTCGGATTACTCCGCGCTGGATTATGTCTCTGATATTGTAGATATACTCGTTGTATGGTTTGTAATCTATAAACTGATCATGCTGATAAAAGGAACGAAAGCAGTACAATTATTAAAAGGTATTTTTGTCATCATCATTGTAAGGGGCCTGAGTAGTATCTTTGGTCTCGATACACTGGGGTGGATGATGGAACAAGCCCTCACATGGGGGTTCCTTGCGATCATCATCATCTTCCAGCCTGAACTCCGCCGGGCCCTTGAACAGCTTGGGCGTGGCCGATTGTTCTCAAGGACAGGGCTTCAGGAGGAAGAAGAGCAGGAACAGATGATTGAATCCATGACAAAAGCCGTAAGCTATATGGCAAAGCGGCGGATCGGGGCACTCCTTACTCTTGAGAGGGAGACGGGGATGAGTGATTATATTGAAACAGGTATACCCCTTGATGCGAAAATTTCGTCCCAGCTGCTCATTAATATCTTCATCCCGAATACACCACTTCATGATGGAGCGGTGATTGTACAAAAGAATCAAATCGCAGCAGCCGCATGCTATCTACCGTTATCAGAAAGTCCTTTCATCTCTAAGGAACTGGGAACAAGGCACAGAGCTGCACTTGGTGTCAGTGAAGTGACAGATAGTATCACCATCGTTGTGTCAGAAGAAACGGGAGCTATCTCCATTACGAAAAATGGGGAGTTGCATCGCGACCTCTCTCTGGAGCGCTTCAGGGAAATTCTTACGTTAGAGCTCATTGGCGATAAAACGAATGCTTCCTCGACAAAATGGAGCTTTAGGGGGAAGAAAGAAAATGGATAA